The following proteins come from a genomic window of Streptococcus oralis:
- a CDS encoding AraC family transcriptional regulator — translation MADRSHFLRDNPSDFPYDFEKQILSKQSSNTIYHWHPEFEIIYVKKGTATFYINSERFESHEGDIFLIQPTSPHAIYPIENQEQISAVFRIHLDFLGRSQIDSFSQRYIQPLHSGHFCLTPQISPGNKAYDQIQSCLLSLFSILEEKGIYYDLLIKSKLYELLHLLFKYRYVNRHYTDDTYQKYQKLKEVICYLEQHYSEPIHIEQLAATFGYSKNHFMSIFKQHTGASCMDYLLQLRLEKSCEKLVQTNLSIQEIASQVGFTNLSNFNRQFKQHYHLTPRQYRNQQLKNKT, via the coding sequence ATGGCAGACCGTTCACATTTCTTACGAGATAACCCATCTGACTTCCCATATGATTTTGAAAAACAAATCCTATCCAAGCAATCTTCTAATACAATTTATCATTGGCATCCTGAATTCGAGATAATCTATGTCAAAAAAGGAACTGCTACCTTCTATATCAACTCTGAGCGCTTTGAAAGTCATGAAGGTGATATTTTTCTAATTCAGCCAACGTCTCCTCACGCTATCTACCCTATTGAAAATCAAGAACAAATTTCAGCAGTTTTTCGTATCCATTTAGATTTCCTAGGTAGAAGTCAAATTGACAGCTTTAGCCAACGCTATATCCAACCCCTCCACTCTGGTCACTTTTGCCTCACTCCTCAAATATCACCAGGCAATAAGGCCTATGATCAAATTCAATCCTGCCTTCTTTCCCTCTTTTCTATCCTTGAAGAAAAAGGCATATACTACGATCTACTCATAAAATCTAAACTATACGAATTGCTTCATCTTCTCTTTAAGTATAGATACGTCAATCGACACTATACAGATGATACCTACCAAAAATACCAAAAACTAAAAGAAGTGATTTGCTACCTTGAACAGCACTACTCAGAACCCATTCATATTGAGCAACTGGCTGCAACATTTGGATATAGTAAAAATCACTTTATGAGTATTTTCAAGCAACATACTGGAGCCAGTTGTATGGACTACCTGCTCCAGTTACGTCTTGAGAAATCCTGTGAGAAACTCGTCCAAACCAACCTCAGCATTCAAGAAATTGCAAGCCAAGTCGGTTTCACCAACCTTTCAAACTTCAACCGTCAATTTAAGCAGCACTATCACTTAACACCTAGACAGTATCGAAACCAACAACTTAAAAATAAAACATGA
- a CDS encoding GNAT family N-acetyltransferase: MITVRKQELVNINDVLHLYQAVGWTNYTHQPQMLEKSLSHSLAIYLALDGDAVVGLVRLVGDGFSSVFVQDLIVLPSYQRQGIGSDLMKEALGDYKDAYQVQLVTEQTEKTLGFYRSLGFETLSIYDCTGMIWVDRKR, from the coding sequence ATGATTACCGTTAGAAAGCAAGAATTAGTAAATATAAATGATGTTTTGCATCTCTATCAGGCAGTCGGTTGGACAAACTATACACATCAACCCCAGATGCTGGAGAAGTCCTTGTCTCACTCATTAGCAATCTACTTGGCACTTGATGGTGATGCCGTGGTGGGCTTGGTACGCTTGGTTGGAGATGGTTTTTCATCGGTTTTTGTCCAGGATTTGATCGTTTTGCCTAGCTATCAGCGCCAAGGGATTGGTAGCGACTTGATGAAAGAGGCTTTAGGTGATTACAAAGATGCCTATCAAGTCCAACTAGTGACCGAACAGACAGAAAAAACCTTGGGATTCTATCGTTCGCTGGGTTTTGAAACCTTATCTATTTATGATTGTACAGGAATGATTTGGGTCGATCGAAAAAGATAA